TACGGCTGCGCCCGGCGCCGGGCCGATCAGGCATCCTCGCCGCGCGGCGGACGGGGTTGGAAGCGATTTGCAGGGGCATCGAGCGGCCCTTCCTTCAGGCGGTGAAATTTCGACCGAAGACTAACGCACGCCCGTGTGGGTAAGGTTCCATTCCGGATGCGGCGCCGGATCGATTTAGGCACCGGGCCCTGCATTGGTAGCGGAACATAATCGGTCGCACGCGGTTCCACCGACACTTGATTGAGGAAGACGCACCATGAGGAAAGCGCTCAAAGATGCGGTGGTGGTGATCACCGGCGCCTCGTCCGGAGTGGGACAGGCGGCGGCGGAGGAATTTGCCCGCCGGGGATCGAAACTCGTGCTGGCCGCGCGCGACGCGGTGGCGCTGCAGCGGGTGGCGCGGACCTGCCGAGACGTTGGAGCGGCCGTGCTGGTCGTGCCGACCGACGTGACGGACGCCGACGCGGTCAAGGAACTGGCAAAAAAAGCCCTGAGCTTCGGCAAGATCGACGTCTGGTTCAGCAATGTCGGCGTCGGCGCGGTCGGGCGGTTCCAGGAAACCCCGATCGAGGCTCACGAGCAGGTCATTCGGACGAACCTGATCGGCCACGTCAACGATGCGCATGCCGCCATTCCGGTTTTCCTGAAACAGGGCCGCGGCACGTTCATCAACATGATTTCGCTCGGCGGCTTCGCCTCGACGCCCTTTGCGGCGGCCTACAGCGCCAGCAAGTTCGGGCTTCGCGGCTTTTCCGAAGCGCTGCGCGGCGAACTCGCCGACGAACCGGATATTCACATCTGCGACGTCTATCCGACCTTCCTCGACACGCCCGGCGTCGCCCATGGCGCGAACTATACCGGCCGGAGGCTCAACGTTCCCCCACCCGTCTATGATGCGCGCCGGGCGGCGCGCGCCATCGTTCGCCTGGCTGAACGCCCACGCAGCGCCGTCACCGTCGGCGCCGTCGCCGATCTGGCGCGGCTGGCACATTTTCTCGCCCCCAACACCACCGCCCGCCTCCTGGCGCGCCTGACCTCGTCCTATCTCAGGCGAGCGCCACGCGCCGAAAGGAGCAGCGGCAACCTGTTCAAGGCTCCGGTCAATCCCGGCGGCATCGAAGGCGGCTTGCGTTCGGATCGCAGACTCCCGATCGCCGCCGTTGCGGCCGCGGCGGTCGTCGGTCTGGCACTTGCGGCGGTGATCGGCGGCCTACCCCGCACCTCATACCGGCGACACTGAAAACCGCCTCGGCCCGACACAGTGGAGGAATCCCGCAATGAAGGCTTTGACCTGGCACGGCAAAGGCGACATCCGCTGCGAGAGCGTTCCCGATCCCAACATCGAGGCCGAAGACGACGCGATCATCAAGGTCACCGCCTGTGCGATCTGCGGCTCCGACCTGCATATCTACAACGGCCTGATCCCGGCAATGGAGCGCGGCGACGTCATCGGCCACGAGACCATGGGCGAGGTGGTCGAGGTCGGCAAGGCTGCCGCCACGAAGCTGAAGGTCGGCGACCGCGTCGTCGTGCCTTTCACCATCGCCTGCGGTGCTTGCTTCTTCTGCGAGCGGGGCTTCTACTCCGCCTGCGAGCGAACCAATCCGGACCGGGAAAAAGCGGTGA
This DNA window, taken from Sinorhizobium fredii NGR234, encodes the following:
- a CDS encoding SDR family oxidoreductase, with protein sequence MRKALKDAVVVITGASSGVGQAAAEEFARRGSKLVLAARDAVALQRVARTCRDVGAAVLVVPTDVTDADAVKELAKKALSFGKIDVWFSNVGVGAVGRFQETPIEAHEQVIRTNLIGHVNDAHAAIPVFLKQGRGTFINMISLGGFASTPFAAAYSASKFGLRGFSEALRGELADEPDIHICDVYPTFLDTPGVAHGANYTGRRLNVPPPVYDARRAARAIVRLAERPRSAVTVGAVADLARLAHFLAPNTTARLLARLTSSYLRRAPRAERSSGNLFKAPVNPGGIEGGLRSDRRLPIAAVAAAAVVGLALAAVIGGLPRTSYRRH